The proteins below are encoded in one region of Chrysemys picta bellii isolate R12L10 chromosome 4, ASM1138683v2, whole genome shotgun sequence:
- the LOC101945830 gene encoding interferon-induced very large GTPase 1-like isoform X2, whose amino-acid sequence MLRVVWFPVLLGCVTAGSEPSDKSNIHSRAGEDVTLSCRFKLSSDFVLNRLRIHWHVFRDEEGSVVHSYYDGADRLEDQEVEFKGRTKLFLQELSEGVASLNLSQVRPSDSGEYRCIIVNSQDVVIGSVILHVSAPYEPPQVTLLSWEEGEMTLQCKSRGGYPKAEITWHDGNRNRLNQSEPAELRRGSEGVFEVQSRLVVTGPEDSTFCCSLIHAPFNQNLSVCERVTALVRENKTAAESSGRSNAWIFAIVGVVVTVVVGVGVYMYRRRRRSSQKAPHDQHGAETDVLLEREHGAPHERYSEEDEVSLQNEAEGKGKSLQDFLVRLGLEGHQSRKLILDDILEINTETLEESNPRTLGEIPWHFLRKVMAVNGMARRTRLVPAAPGDDGISKDGEEPLAVIPPSSPAPSVCVNPLDVLCAVLCCSDTFLRQEILLKMSMCQFALPLLLPALGTSTCTLLLWAMRDIVRNWRPLSLRESRGFREENLVLTSLPTFSFVRLGRCSLSKSKILNKVLSPPQQQHDFFIHRDMESGNVPREIAEGLVEISWYFPGGRESSDPFQEPIAVINLRGDIESHQLQFRFLAEISSAVFIFTEHISERKYKLLSSLQSLRPKLYLILNPRSTITSKTQGFLNELAPLLKLTQSHVLVKDNTANDSDFVTRLQDTLAHLTKQPQRTVSIEDMAVTAREQGFQVDEDCEECAEARKRADEIAGEIEDVGEYKGRALTLQGVPCKRLAEVERELCQMKKQGEIPTEDYKSQLRRELLELRTQQNGRDLTGGMGTFKASLEQLTPVEKHYFLKWMKFRLDHIARKNLSKLRAEYKETYRTPGHSPEQLAKLDELIAASSLGVEHFMRELGQFYEAEHSVCKGGEIAQSQRQFTHLPGIAATLMLSGFALEIIDGDASHVPLQWVTDVLTELHDKLGEKSRLLVLSVLGVQSTGKSTLLNSMFGLQLAVSSGRCTRGAFMTLIKVAEKFQQELGCDFILVIDAEGLRAPQLAKLEDSYEHDNELATLVIGLSDITIVNMAMENTSEMKDILQIVVHAFLRMKEIGHKPNCQFVYQNISDVSAHEQNMRDRNHFLEHLNEMTKAAARMEKLSRDLTFSDIMAYDPEKHNWYIPGLWQGVPPMAPVNLGYSESVYELKKYLLDFMRSRTPNRNPRDIPLFTKWVKNLWNAVKHENFIFSFRNSLVAEAYNQLCLRYSEWEWELRKEMHLWVCDQETAIQNQPCNELPDAGNLKQEAQEKVQKGEERIVKCLQRYFESGARNRHLIEKYREDFIRSTKRLKTELERYSASKCEKAILIKKSRYKIDNIQATYKRMTEKKVVSLLEDCKRRKLKLEKKELEVEFETMWKEAVSELKLISLKKRQVSQDLEFQLRKDLENRGSTVRQKLQEAGNLRSYRIKSFSFDNEYLDLTCFRGMRESFTQEYPHKAEEFARSLMDKCQRYIEEKVSSKVDYDETYGRELLQMINKKLQQENVLHTKVSFEVELKLHILGEAAHAFQEMHENFIKENDLQERLEKLKPQYLSTFIHLYLEKDPCQRRAGDFCERCLKPALAEHVNKRLGIRIVDDLSKSEKANAYSSRASFQLSVLQKLLEEMDFSNYMKYINDYESFVQAAIRRDISDHYGNRESVEALEAEILSAIIEKVRGALEIPTDGGTSTVSDFVANVCRLLEKDLVLPKDSLETTLFQFTPSANTSQFSADIQDSLSELEQNLASEFKAVNIEEKLSKFQVKPQAELFKRVFGCGKQCPFCGVPCEAEGSVHTEHSAPVHRPRGLRRRRDHLTETLDYSLCSSDVVSNASFSNSDTKGELVPFRDYRQHYPDWRIQPDASPEASDYWKFVFKEFNHQFARQYDTKPAHLPEDWVKISKEQALESIRAVYNI is encoded by the exons ATGCTACGAGTGGTCTGGTTTCCTGTGCTCCTGGGATGTGTCACTGCAGGATCGG AGCCGAGTGACAAATCAAACATCCACTCCAGAGCAGGGGAGGACGTCACCCTCAGCTGCAGATTCAAGCTGTCCTCAGACTTTGTGCTGAACAGACTCCGCATCCACTGGCACGTCTTCCGAGACGAGGAGGGCTCCGTGGTGCACAGCTACTACGATGGGGCCGACAGGCTGGAGGACCAGGAGGTGGAGTTCAAGGGTCGGACGAAGCTCTTTCTCCAAGAGCTCAGTGAAGGGGTGGCCTCCCTGAACCTCAGCCAGGTGCGGCCGTCAGACAGCGGGGAATACAGGTGCATCATAGTGAACAGCCAGGACGTGGTCATTGGGAGCGTCATCCTCCATGTGTCAG CGCCATACGAACCCCCCCAGGTCACACTCCTTTCCTGGGAGGAGGGCGAGATGACCCTGCAGTGCAAGTCCAGGGGGGGCTATCCCAAGGCTGAAATAACATGGCACGATGGGAACAGAAACAGGCTGAACCAGTCGGAGCCGGCAGAACTTCGTCGGGGCAGTGAGGGAGTGTTCGAGGTGCAGAGCCGCCTGGTGGTGACCGGCCCTGAGGACAGCACCTTCTGCTGCTCTCTGATCCACGCCCCCTTTAATCAGAACCTGAGCGTCTGTGAGAGAGTTACAG CCTTGGTGAGGGAGAACAAGACTGCGGCGGAGAGCTCTGGCCGCAGCAACGCTTGGATTTTTGCCATCGTAGGCGTGGTAGTAACGGTTGTGGTAGGTGTTGGAGTCTATATGTACCGGAGAAGAAGACGGAGCTCTCAGAAAG CTCCACATGACCAGCACGGTGCAGAGACGGATGTCCTGCTGGAGCGTGAGCATGGAG CTCCACATGAACGCTACAGTGAAGAGGACGAGGTTTCCCTGCAGAATGAGGCTGAAG GAAAAGGGAAATCGCTCCAGGACTTCCTAGTGCGCCTGGGACTGGAGGGACACCAAAGCAGAAAGCTGATACTGGACGACATCCTGGAAATTAACACGGAGACGTTAGAAGAGAGTAACCCTCGGACGTTAGGGGAGATCCCGTGGCATTTCCTCAGGAAGGTCATGGCTGTGAACGGGATGGCCAGACGCACAAGGCTGGTACCCGCTGCACCAGGTGACGATGGGATCAGCAAGGATGGGGAGGAACCCTTGGCCGTTATTCCTCCTAGCAGCCCAGCCCCAAGCGTGTGCGTGAACCCCCTGGATGTGCTCTGTGCCGTTCTGTGCTGCTCAGACACGTTCCTGCGGCAGGAGATCCTGCTGAAGATGTCCATGTGCCAATTcgccctccccctgctgctgcctgccctgggcacctCCACGTGCACACTCCTGCTGTGGGCCATGCGGGACATCGTGAGGAACTGGAGGCCACTCTCCTTGCGAGAGAGCCGGGGGTTCAGGGAGGAGAACCTGGTGCTCACGTCACTGCCAACCTTTTCCTTCGTGCGGCTGGGGAGATGCAGCTTGTCCAAGTCCAAAATCCTTAACAAGGTCCTGAGCCCCCCTCAGCAGCAGCACGATTTCTTCATCCATCGGGACATGGAGTCTGGGAACGTCCCTCGGGAAATCGCAGAGGGGTTGGTAGAGATCTCCTGGTATTtccccggggggagggagagttcgGATCCTTTCCAGGAGCCCATTGCGGTTATTAACCTGCGAGGAGACATTGAGTCCCACCAGCTGCAGTTCCGCTTCCTGGCAGAGATCTCCTCAGCTGTGTTTATATTCACTGAACATATCAGCGAGAGAAAATACAAACTCCTATCATCACTGCAGAGCTTGAGACCAAAATTATACCTCATACTCAACCCCAGAAGTACTATAACCAGTAAAACACAGGGATTCCTCAATGAACTGGCCCCGCTGCTGAAGCTGACCCAGTCCCACGTGCTTGTGAAGGATAACACTGCAAACGATTCAGACTTTGTGACAAGGCTGCAGGACACCTTAGCACACCTGACGAAGCAGCCCCAGAGAACAGTGAGCATAGAGGACATGGCTGTGACAGCGCGTGAACAAGGATTCCAGGTAGACGAGGACTGCGAGGAATGTGCGGAAGCGAGAAAGAGAGCAGACGAAATCGCTGGGGAAATAGAGGACGTTGGCGAGTACAAAGGCAGAGCACTGACACTCCAAGGGGTCCCATGTAAACGCCTGGCTGAAGTAGAAAGAGAACTCTGTCAAATGAAGAAGCAAGGGGAAATCCCCACAGAGGATTATAAATCTCAGCTGAGGCGGGAATTGCTGGAGTTACGGACCCAGCAGAACGGGCGTGATCTCACGGGCGGGATGGGGACATTTAAGGCATCACTAGAGCAGCTCActccagtggaaaaacactacTTCCTGAAATGGATGAAATTCAGACTGGATCACATTGCTAGGAAGAATCTTTCCAAACTGCGGGCTGAATATAAGGAGACATACAGGACTCCAGGCCACAGCCCCGAGCAGCTAGCAAAGCTAGATGAATTAATTGCAGCCAGTTCCTTAGGGGTGGAGCATTTCATGCGGGAGTTGGGGCAGTTTTATGAGGCAGAACACTCAGTGTGTAAGGGAGGCGAAATAGCCCAAAGCCAAAGGCAGTTCACCCATCTCCCAGGCATAGCCGCTACCCTGATGCTGAGTGGATTTGCTCTAGAGATCATCGATGGAGACGCATCCCACGTCCCGCTGCAGTGGGTGACAGATGTTCTGACCGAGCTCCATGACAAGCTGGGGGAAAAGTCCAGATTGCTGGTTCTGTCAGTGCTGGGCGTGCAGAGCACCGGCAAATCCACCCTGCTGAACTCCATGTTCGGCCTGCAGCTGGCCGTGAGCAGCGGCCGATGTACGCGAGGAGCCTTCATGACGCTCATTAAAGTTGCAGAGAAGtttcagcaggagctgggctgcgACTTTATCCTGGTGATAGACGCAGAAGGCTTGAGAGCCCCTCAGCTGGCCAAACTGGAGGACAGTTATGAACATGACAATGAGCTGGCCACACTGGTGATTGGGTTAAGCGACATAACGATCGTTAACATGGCCATGGAGAACACCAGCGAAATGAAGGACATTCTGCAAATCGTGGTCCATGCTTTTCTCAGGATGAAGGAAATAGGGCACAAACCCAACTGCCAGTTTGTGTATCAGAACATCAGTGACGTGTCTGCCCACGAACAAAACATGAGGGACAGGAATCATTTCCTGGAACATCTCAATGAAATGACCAAAGCTGCAGCAAGGATGGAAAAACTGAGCAGGGATCTGACTTTTTCTGATATTATGGCGTATGATCCGGAAAAACACAACTGGTACATccctgggctgtggcagggagtccCGCCCATGGCGCCAGTGAACCTGGGGTACAGTGAGAGTGTTTATGAGCTAAAGAAATACTTGCTTGACTTTATGAGAAGCCGGACACCTAACAGAAACCCCAGGGACATCCCCCTGTTTACCAAGTGGGTGAAGAATCTGTGGAACGCTGTGAAACACGAGAACTTCATCTTCAGCTTCAGAAACAGCCTGGTAGCCGAGGCCTATAACCAGCTGTGTCTGAGGTATTCGGAGTGGGAGTGGGAGCTCCGCAAGGAGATGCATCTCTGGGTATGTGACCAAGAAACGGCAATTCAGAACCAGCCATGTAATGAACTACCTGATGCTGGGAACTTAAAACAGGAGGCGCAGGAAAAAGTGCAGAAAGGGGAAGAGAGGATTGTGAAGTGTTTACAGAGATACTTTGAAAGTGGAGCTAGAAACCGACACCTGATAGAAAAGTACAGGGAAGATTTTATCAGAAGCACAAAGAGACTCAAGACGGAACTTGAACGTTACTCAgccagcaaatgtgaaaaagcgATTCTTATTAAAAAAAGCAGGTATAAAATAGACAATATACAGGCCACCTACAAGAGAATGACAGAAAAGAAAGTCGTCAGCCTTCTGGAAGATTGCAAGAGGAGAAAACTTAAACTGGAGAAGAAGGAACTGGAAGTAGAATTTGAAACGATGTGGAAGGAAGCAGTGTCTGAGTTAAAGCTCATTAGTTTAAAGAAACGCCAAGTTTCCCAAGATCTAGAGTTCCAGCTGAGAAAGGACCTAGAGAACCGAGGGAGCACAGTCAGGCAGAAACTTCAGGAAGCAGGAAATTTGCGCAGTTACAGGATTAAATCTTTCAGTTTTGACAATGAGTATTTGGATTTAACGTGTTTCAGGGGCATGAGAGAATCGTTCACACAGGAATACCCGCACAAAGCAGAGGAATTTGCTCGTTCTTTAATGGACAAGTGCCAACGTTATATCGAAGAGAAGGTGAGTTCCAAAGTGGACTATGATGAGACCTATGGCAGAGAACTGCTGCAGATGATCAACAAGAAGCTTCAGCAGGAGAATGTGCTTCACACTAAAGTTTCTTTTGAAGTTGAGCTGAAACTTCATATTTTGGGGGAGGCGGCCCATGCATTCCAGGAGATGCATGAAAACTTTATCAAAGAAAATGATCTCCAGGAACGGCTGGAGAAACTGAAACCTCAGTATTTGTCCACATTTATACACCTGTACTTGGAAAAGGATCCCTGCCAGCGGAGAGCCGGGGATTTCTGTGAGCGCTGTCTCAAACCTGCCCTGGCAGAACATGTTAACAAAAGGCTGGGAATCAGGATAGTAGATGACCTTTCCAAAAGTGAGAAGGCCAATGCATACAGCAGCCGGGCCTCCTTCCAGCTCTCTGTGCTACAGAAGCTGCTGGAAGAGATGGACTTTAGCAACTACATGAAATACATTAACGACTATGAAAGTTTTGTCCAAGCAGCGATACGGAGAGACATTTCAGATCACTATGGAAACAGAGAGAGTGTCGAAGCTCTCGAAGCAGAGATCCTTTCCGCCATCATCGAGAAAGTCAGAGGAGCTCTAGAGATACCAACCGATGGGGGAACTAGCACAGTCTCTGACTTCGTAGCAAACGTTTGCAGGCTGCTAGAGAAAGACCTAGTCCTTCCCAAAGACAGTTTGGAAACGACGCTCTTCCAATTTACACCCAGTGCCAATACCAGCCAGTTTTCTGCTGACATTCAGGACTCTCTCTCTGAGCTGGAGCAGAACCTGGCATCAGAATTCAAAGCTGTGAACATAGAGGAGAAACTCTCCAAGTTCCAGGTGAAGCCCCAGGCTGAGCTGTTCAAGAGAGtgtttggctgtgggaagcagtgtccaTTCTGCGGAGTCCCCTGTGAAGCAGAAGGCTCAGTTCATACAGAGCACTCTGCACCAGTACATCGGCCCCGGGGACTGAGGCGACGCAGGGATCACCTCACAGAAACACTTGACTATTCGTTATGCTCCTCTGATGTGGTCTCTAATGCTTCATTCAGCAATTCCGATACAAAAGGGGAACTGGTTCCCTTCAGAGATTATCGCCAGCATTACCCAGATTGGCGCATTCAGCCAGACGCCAGCCCAGAGGCTTCTGATTACTGGAAGTTTGTGTTTAAAGAGTTCAATCACCAGTTTGCCAGACAGTACGATACTAAACCAGCCCATCTCCCTGAAGACTGGGTCAAAATATCCAAGGAGCAGGCCCTGGAGAGCATAAGGGCAGTCTACAACATATAA